One stretch of Mangifera indica cultivar Alphonso chromosome 9, CATAS_Mindica_2.1, whole genome shotgun sequence DNA includes these proteins:
- the LOC123224975 gene encoding phenylacetaldehyde reductase-like, translating to MSSGAGKIVCVTGASGYIASWLVKLLLARGYTVKATVRDPNDPRKIDHLVTLDGASERLQLFKANLLEEGSFDSVVEGCDGVFHTASPFYHDVKDPQAELIDPAVKGTLNVLNSCAKVPSIKRVIVTSSMAAVAYNRQPRNLDTVVDETWFSDQELCKQSKLWYLLSKTMAEEAAWKFAKEKGLDMVAINPAMVIGPLLQPTLNTSAAAILSLIKGAQTFPNATFGWVNVKDVATAHILALEVPSASGRYCLVERVVHYSGIVKALSELYPTLQLPEKCADDKPYVPTFQVSKEKVKGLGLEFTPLEVSLKETVESLKEKGFY from the exons ATGAGCAGTGGAGCAGGAAAGATCGTCTGCGTAACCGGAGCGTCCGGTTACATAGCTTCATGGCTTGTGAAGCTTCTTCTCGCTCGCGGTTACACTGTCAAGGCCACTGTTCGTGACCCGA ATGATCCAAGAAAGATAGATCACTTAGTTACACTTGATGGAGCTTCAGAGAGACTTCAGTTGTTTAAAGCAAACCTGCTGGAAGAAGGATCTTTTGATTCTGTTGTTGAAGGATGTGATGGTGTATTTCATACCGCATCTCCCTTTTACCATGATGTCAAGGATCCACAG GCAGAGTTAATTGATCCTGCAGTGAAGGGAACTCTTAATGTGCTTAACTCTTGTGCAAAAGTCCCTTCTATAAAACGAGTGATTGTGACATCTTCAATGGCTGCAGTTGCATACAATAGACAGCCTCGAAATCTAGATACAGTAGTTGATGAAACTTGGTTTTCTGACCAGGAACTCTGCAAGCAGTCAAAG CTTTGGTATTTGCTTTCAAAGACCATGGCGGAGGAAGCTGCCTGGAAATTTGCGAAGGAGAAGGGTTTGGATATGGTTGCTATAAACCCAGCAATGGTCATTGGTCCTCTCTTACAGCCAACACTTAATACTAGTGCTGCAGCAATCCTAAGCTTaattaaag GAGCTCAAACCTTCCCCAATGCCACTTTTGGATGGGTTAATGTTAAAGATGTTGCAACAGCACATATCCTAGCATTAGAGGTTCCATCAGCCAGTGGAAGATATTGTTTAGTTGAGAGAGTTGTACACTATTCAGGAATTGTGAAAGCCTTGAGTGAGCTTTACCCCACTCTTCAGCTTCCGGAAAA GTGTGCTGATGACAAGCCATATGTTCCAACATTTCAGGtgtcaaaagaaaaagttaaggGCTTGGGACTTGAGTTCACTCCCCTAGAGGTTAGCCTCAAGGAGACGGTAGAATCTCTCAAGGAGAAGGGCTTTTATTGA
- the LOC123225466 gene encoding uncharacterized protein LOC123225466, producing MERVMLAGGSRRPKWQYPQTQQAPRILQLPGRPRRKVVKSGGKVGGREKRGRLEVLFDQEREFSGGIVREVVVVSEGERRGRVEEIGVDGGGEGSVVVEEEKWRFQAEMLRAECNLLRIEREVAVKKMERRRVQAERILRSAIQTLVSWRIKICSGEDVSMVLENEIMNLTEKLEKLQRRSRTKYLGDKNCSNFDKQASLLQQRLVKVEERSDEICAKEIREMAEASLSIQTSYRVDSSSISNDNCHMEILRRKMEGLSQGILLEKMEEEYGSMISTKTTSASTSERIEFPETSSILVRQPYKEAKSLEENKCCGHCKALVRRMVEQVRAETEQWSQMQEILGQVREEIEELQASRDFWEDHALDSDEQIQSLVSAVQEWKQKALCSEAKANEVQAQVKMLQKEIARLRKEQDTRAMRVETSSHLARNSQNETEKVVVICGLKENDQTNYNVNKQEEALNDRRRKALVAPRQWPLQDIGNRPPLTRQNSRAIFPYAQTRF from the exons atggaGAGAGTCATGCTGGCTGGCGGCTCGAGGAGGCCGAAATGGCAGTACCCACAAACGCAACAAGCGCCGAGGATTCTTCAGCTTCCAGGGCGGCCGAGGAGGAAGGTGGTGAAGAGTGGTGGGAAAGTGGGGGGAAGAGAGAAAAGGGGCAGACTTGAAGTGTTATTTGATCAGGAGAGGGAGTTTTCAGGAGGGATTGTCAGGGAAGTTGTGGTGGTGAGTGAGGGGGAAAGGAGAGGGAGAGTGGAGGAGATTGGTGTCGATGGAGGAGGAGAAGGATCGGTGGTGGTGGAGGAAGAAAAGTGGAGGTTTCAGGCTGAGATGTTGAGAGCTGAGTGTAATCTTTTGAGGATTGAGAGAGAAGTTGCGGTCAAGAAAATGGAGAGGAGGAGAGTTCAAGCGGAGAGGATCCTGAGATCCGCCATTCAAACTCTTGTTTCT TGGAGGATCAAGATTTGTTCAGGAGAGGATGTGAGCATGGTACTGGAAAATGAGATAATGAATTTGACAGAGAAGCTAGAAAAGCTGCAAAGGAGATCAAGAACTAAGTATTTGGGGGATAAAAATTGCAGTAATTTCGATAAACAAGCATCTCTTCTTCAACAACGACTAGTGAAGGTTGAAGAAAGATCAGATGAGATTTGTGCCAAGGAAATTAGAGAAATGGCAGAAGCAAGCTTGTCAATCCAAACAAGTTACAGAGTGGATAGCAGCTCCATTTCAAATGACAATTGCCAT ATGGAGATTTTGAGGAGGAAAATGGAGGGTTTGTCACAGGGGATTTTGTTAGAGAAGATGGAAGAAGAATATGGTTCGATGATCTCAACAAAGACCACTTCTGCTTCTACTTCGGAGCGAATTGAGTTTCCTGAAACATCTTCCATATTAGTCCGGCAACCTTATAAG GAGGCGAAGTCTCTTGAGGAAAATAAGTGTTGTGGACATTGCAAGGCGTTGGTGCGAAGGATGGTGGAACAAGTTCGGGCTGAGACAGAGCAGTGGTCTCAAATGCAAGAAATACTGGGGCAGGTGAGGGAAGAGATTGAAGAATTGCAGGCATCCCGAGACTTTTGGGAAGATCATGCACTTGATTCAGATGAGCAGATTCAATCCCTTGTCTCCGCG GTTCAAGAATGGAAACAGAAAGCACTTTGTTCTGAAGCGAAGGCAAATGAGGTACAAGCACAAGTGAAAATGCTTCAGAAGGAGATTGCGAGGTTGAGGAAGGAGCAAGATACTAGGGCAATGAGGGTTGAAACATCATCGCATCTTGCCCGCAACTCCCAGAATGAAACTGAAAAAGTAGTAGTAATCTGTGGCTTGAAGGAAAATGATCAGACTAACTACAATGTCAACAAACAGGAGGAGGCCTTGAATGACAGAAGAAGAAAAGCACTTGTTGCTCCTAGGCAATGGCCTTTGCAAGATATAGGTAACCGGCCACCATTGACAAGGCAGAATAGCAGAGCCATTTTCCCTTACGCACAAACCAGGTTTTGA
- the LOC123225602 gene encoding sulfite reductase [ferredoxin], chloroplastic-like produces MATTASFAAASTLIPTDPNSKLRIRRFTGLKSLHSPALSRSLRAFPVAYSSRTSTLLVRAVSTPAKPETEPKRSKVEIIKERSNFIRYPLNEELLTDAPNINESATQIIKFHGSYQQYNRDERGAKSYSFMLRTKNPCGKVSNQLYLTMDDLADQFGIGTLRLTTRQTFQLHGVLKKDLKTVMSSIIRSMGSTLGACGDLNRNVLAPPTPLVRKDYLFAQETAENIAALLTPQSGFYYDMWVDGEQIMTAEPPEVVRARNDNSHGTNFPDSPEPIYGTQFLPRKFKVAVTVPTDNSVDILTNDIGVVVVSDEKGEPLGFNIFVGGGMGRTHCLETTFPRLGEPLGYVPKEDILYAVKAIVVTQREHGRRDDRKYSRMKYLISSWGIEKFRSIVEQFYGKKFEPFRELPEWEFKSYLGWHEQGDGALFCGLHVDSGRIAGQMKKTLREIIEKYNLNVRITANQNIILCDIRKAWKRPITTTLAQAGLLLPRYVDPLNITAMACPALPLCSLAITEAERGIPDILKRVRAVFEKVGLKYNESVVIRVTGCPNGCARPYMAELGLVGDGPNSYQIWLGGTPNQVSLARSFMNKVKVQELEKVFEPLFYYWKHKRQTKDESFGDFTNRVGFEKLQELVEKWEGPVKASSRYNLKLFADKETYEAMEDLARLQNKSAHQLAIEVIRNFVTAQQNGKGV; encoded by the exons ATGGCTACGACGGCGTCGTTTGCAGCTGCCAGTACTTTGATTCCTACTGATCCGAATTCGAAGCTTCGAATTCGGCGCTTCACCGGATTGAAATCGTTGCACTCGCCCGCTCTGTCCAGGAGCTTACGTGCCTTTCCCGTTGCGTACTCCTCCAGAACTAGTACCTTGCTCGTCAGAGCTGTCTCCACG CCAGCAAAGCCTGAGACTGAGCCTAAGCGTAGTAAGGTGGAAATAATCAAAGAGCGAAGTAATTTTATAAGATACCCTCTTAATGAGGAATTGTTGACCGATGCCCCTAATATAAATGAGTCTGCTACGCAAATAATCAAGTTCCATGGGAGTTATCAACAGTATAACAGAGATGAACGTGGTGCCAAATCTTACTCCTTTATGCTTCGAACAAAGAACCCTTGTGGAAAAGTTTCAAATCAACTCTACCTGACCATGGATGATCTTGCCGATCAGTTTGGGATTGGAACTCTTCGTTTGACTACCAGACAAACATTTCAGCTCCATGGTGTTCTGAAGAAGGACCTTAAGACTGTAATGAGTAGCATCATTAGAAGCATGGGATCAACTCTTGGAGCATGTGGTGATCTTAATAGGAATGTGCTTGCTCCTCCTACTCCTCTTGTTAGGAAAGATTACCTATTTGCACAGGAAACGGCAGAGAATATTGCTGCTCTTCTTACGCCTCAGTCAGGTTTTTATTATGATATGTGGGTGGATGGGGAGCAAATAATGACAGCTGAACCACCTGAAGTAGTGAGGGCACGGAATGATAATTCTCATGGAACTAATTTCCCTGATTCTCCAGAGCCCATCTATGGAACTCAGTTCTTGCCAAGAAAGTTCAAAGTTGCAGTAACTGTGCCTACAGATAACTCGGTGGATATTCTTACTAATGATATTGGTGTTGTTGTTGTTTCTGATGAAAAAGGAGAGCCTCTAGGATTCAATATATTT GTTGGTGGTGGAATGGGAAGAACACATTGTTTGGAAACCACATTTCCGCGCCTGGGAGAACCTCTGGGCTATGTACCGAAAGAGGACATTTTGTATGCTGTAAAAGCTATTGTCGTTACACAAAGAGAACATGGAAGGAGAGATGATCGTAAATATAGTAGAATGAAATATTTGATCAGCTCGTGGGGAATTGAGAAGTTTAGAAGTATTGTTGAGCAATTTTATGGAAAGAAATTTGAGCCTTTTCGTGAACTGCCTGAGTGGGAATTTAAAAGTTACTTGGGATGGCATGAGCAG GGTGATGGTGCTTTATTTTGTGGACTCCATGTTGATAGTGGTCGTATTGCGGGTCAAATGAAGAAGACGTTAAGGGAAATAATAGAGAAGTATAATTTAAATGTGCGTATTACTGCAAACCAAAACATAATATTGTGTGATATTCGCAAAGCATGGAAGCGTCCCATCACCACAACTCTTGCACAGGCTGGTCTACTG CTTCCTCGATATGTAGACCCGCTCAACATAACTGCAATGGCATGCCCTGCTTTACCACTTTGCTCTCTTGCAATAACTGAAGCTGAGCGAGGAATACCTGACATTCTCAAGCGGGTTAGAGCTGTATTTGAGAAG GTTGGTCTCAAGTACAATGAATCTGTGGTAATAAGGGTAACGGGTTGCCCTAATGGTTGTGCAAGACCATACATGGCTGAACTTGGGTTGGTTGGTGATGGTCCAAACAGCTATCAG ATATGGCTCGGTGGAACCCCCAATCAAGTGTCATTAGCAAGAAGCTTTATGAATAAAGTTAAGGTTCAAGAGCTAGAAAAAGTTTTTGAACCTTTGTTCTATTACTGGAAACACAAACGACAAACCAAGGATGAATCATTTGGAGACTTCACAAACCGCGTG GGGTTTGAAAAGCTCCAAGAACTAGTGGAGAAATGGGAAGGCCCTGTAAAAGCATCATCAAGATACAACCTGAAACTTTTTGCTGATAAGGAGACATACGAAGCCATGGAGGACCTTGCCAGGCTGCAGAACAAGTCCGCTCATCAATTGGCCATAGAAGTTATTCGCAATTTTGTTACTGCCCAGCAAAATGGCAAAG GTGTTTGA
- the LOC123226246 gene encoding uncharacterized protein LOC123226246, which yields MDIADRYKIDISYSQAWRARNWALNSLRGSPEESFMLLPDYCYNLQRTNPDTVTAIETDDDHRFKYFFIALGCSVRAFREYLRPVICIDAAFLKGRYLGHLFFAVGFDGNNQIYPIGFGVGKKEDHDTWCWFLKKIKECIYDLSELVIISDRHHAIYSAMAEVFPDVHHGYCCHHLLCNMRAKYKRDSKVTGAYWKAVKSYTKVEFEATMQSLDSMNLQVGAYLREIGFECWTKAYFPGQRYNIMTTNIAESFNAFVRHARGLPITILVEFIRSTMQRWFYERRNHANECPNFITPWTEEKISRRLSKSTRLKVQPITPTRYQVVSFGGYMSIVDFGEMSCTCRKFQLSHIPCKHAIAVARHMRLTNVNAWVHPFFRTDLYRAIYQDLVNPLGNQSEWLPSPEERVVLPPVIDNHRPGHISNKNRCPS from the exons atgGACATCGCTGAccggtataaaattgacatttcatattcacaggcttggcgggcaagaaactgggctttaaattcattgagagGCTCACcagaggaatcatttatgctcttaccagattattgctataatttacaACGCACTAATCCGGACACTGTTACAGCTATTGAAACGGacgatgaccatcgatttaaatattttttcatagcATTAGGATGTTCTGTTCGTGCATTTAGGGAATATCTCcgacctgttatttgcattgacgctgctttccttaaaggtcgatatctaggTCATTTATTTTTTGCGGTGGGctttgatggtaataaccaaatataccccattggtttcggtgtcggtaaaaaagaagatcacgacacgtggtgttggtttctcaagaagattaaagaatgcatctaTGATCTCTCCGAGTTGGTgataatctcagatcgacatcatgctatatactctgcaatggctgaagtctttccagatgttcACCATGGatattgttgtcatcaccttttatgtaacatgcgggcaaagtacaaacgagactcaaag GTTACAGGTGCGTATTGGAAAGCCGTGAAATCATACACAAAAGTAGAATTTGAGGCTACAATGCAATCTCTTGATTCGATGAACCTTCAAGTTGGGGCTTATCTACGTGAGATCGGATTTGAGTGTTGGACCAAAGCATACTTCCCGGGGCAacgatacaacatcatgacaactaatattgcaGAGTCATTTAACGCttttgtcagacatgcacggggcctgCCTATCACAATACTCGTCGAGTTCATTCGTAGTACTATgcagcgatggttttacgagaggagaaaccatgcaa atgaatgtccTAACTTTATCACCCCTTGGACGGAGGAGAAGATCAGTCGTCGTCTGTCAAAGTCTACACGTTTGAAGGTTCAAccaattacacctactcggtatcaggttgttagTTTTGGTGGATACATGAGTATTGTGGACTTCGGTGAAATGTCTTGTACATgcagaaagtttcagctttcacataTTCCTTGTAAGCATGCCATTGCTGTTGCACGACAcatgaggctcacaaatgtcaatgcatgggttcatccgtTCTTTCGCACCGATCTCTACCGTGCAATATATCAAGACCTTGTTAACCCTCTTGGAAACCAATCAGAATGGTTGCCTTCACCAGAAGAAAGAGTTGTTTTGCCCCCTGTTATTGATAATCATCGTCCAGGTCACATTTCTAACAAAAATCGATGTCCTTCGTAA
- the LOC123225603 gene encoding photosystem II 5 kDa protein, chloroplastic: MASMTMSAAASMLPNLTRNQAASGRRGTVVVAAKAASREAEGETVMSLEMKKSAKQQESSSNNGRREMVFAAAVAAAASMAKIAIADEPKKGTPEAKKKYAPICVTMPTARICHK; this comes from the coding sequence ATGGCTTCAATGACGATGTCAGCAGCAGCCTCAATGCTTCCAAACTTGACCAGAAACCAGGCCGCAAGTGGCAGAAGAGGGACAGTTGTGGTGGCAGCCAAGGCGGCATCGAGAGAGGCAGAGGGGGAGACAGTAATGAGCTTGGAGATGAAGAAAAGTGCGAAACAACAAGAAAGCAGCAGTAACAATGGAAGAAGAGAGATGGTGTTTGCTGCAGCAGTTGCAGCAGCTGCTTCCATGGCTAAAATCGCCATAGCAGATGAGCCAAAAAAAGGGACTCCAGAAGCTAAGAAGAAGTATGCTCCTATTTGTGTGACAATGCCTACAGCTAGAATTTGTCACAAGTga